A genomic segment from Barrientosiimonas humi encodes:
- a CDS encoding M18 family aminopeptidase yields MSAATSGSGALAFTVDEVADGLCAYVDASPSPFHAVETTAAMLEEAGFVRLEETEPWPQEKGRFCTVRGGSLVAWSTEHAAGADSPMRVVGAHTDSPNLRIKPRPDLARAGWQLLGVEVYGGALVNSWLDRDLGLSGRVTVRSGDALEPRLLRVDEPILRVSQLAIHLDRAINDEGLRLNRQQHLAPHWGLGDAPGDFQTYVAEQLDVSRDDVLGWDLMTHDLTPARRIGRERELVAAARLDNLATSHAGTRALVAAVEQAPVEPTTQVLVLFDHEEVGSMSERGAFSQLFPTVVERIVGQLGGGRDELHRALAATVIASGDMAHATHPNYADRHEPQHTIAMNGGPVLKINTNLRYATDSLGAAAFRAAGDQAGVPVQEFVTRSDLPCGSTVGPMTAASTGATTVDFGAPTLSMHSTRELAGAPDQAMYAACLAAFLSPAVPLRRVPA; encoded by the coding sequence GTGAGCGCCGCCACCAGCGGCTCGGGCGCGCTGGCCTTCACGGTCGACGAGGTGGCCGACGGGCTGTGCGCGTACGTCGACGCGAGCCCCTCCCCGTTCCACGCGGTCGAGACGACCGCGGCGATGCTCGAGGAGGCCGGCTTCGTCCGCCTCGAGGAGACCGAGCCGTGGCCGCAGGAGAAGGGCCGCTTCTGCACCGTGCGCGGCGGTTCCCTCGTGGCCTGGTCGACCGAGCACGCGGCCGGCGCGGACAGCCCGATGCGGGTGGTCGGCGCGCACACCGACTCCCCCAACCTGCGCATCAAGCCGCGGCCCGACCTGGCGCGGGCCGGGTGGCAGCTGCTGGGCGTCGAGGTCTACGGCGGGGCGCTGGTCAACTCCTGGCTCGACCGCGACCTGGGCCTGTCCGGCCGGGTGACGGTGCGCTCGGGTGACGCGCTCGAGCCGCGCCTGCTGCGCGTCGACGAGCCGATCCTGCGCGTCTCGCAGCTGGCCATCCACCTCGACCGCGCCATCAACGACGAGGGGCTGCGGCTCAACAGGCAGCAGCACCTCGCGCCCCACTGGGGGCTCGGCGACGCGCCCGGCGACTTCCAGACGTACGTCGCCGAGCAGCTGGACGTCTCGCGCGACGACGTCCTGGGCTGGGACCTGATGACCCACGACCTGACCCCGGCGCGACGCATCGGCCGGGAGCGCGAGCTGGTCGCCGCCGCACGGCTGGACAACCTCGCCACGAGCCACGCCGGCACCCGCGCGCTGGTCGCGGCCGTCGAGCAGGCGCCGGTCGAGCCCACCACCCAGGTGCTGGTGCTGTTCGACCACGAGGAGGTCGGCAGCATGAGCGAGCGGGGGGCGTTCTCGCAGCTGTTCCCGACGGTCGTCGAGCGCATCGTCGGTCAGCTGGGCGGCGGACGCGACGAGCTGCACCGGGCGCTCGCGGCAACGGTGATCGCCAGCGGCGACATGGCCCACGCCACCCACCCCAACTACGCCGACCGGCACGAGCCGCAGCACACCATCGCCATGAACGGCGGGCCGGTGCTGAAGATCAACACCAACCTGCGCTACGCCACCGACTCCCTCGGCGCCGCCGCGTTCCGCGCCGCCGGCGACCAGGCGGGCGTGCCCGTGCAGGAGTTCGTCACCCGCTCCGACCTGCCCTGCGGCAGCACCGTCGGCCCGATGACCGCGGCGTCGACGGGCGCCACGACCGTCGACTTCGGCGCCCCCACGCTGTCCATGCACTCGACGCGCGAGCTCGCGGGCGCGCCCGACCAGGCGATGTACGCCGCCTGCCTGGCCGCGTTCCTGTCGCCGGCCGTGCCGCTGCGCAGGGTGCCGGCGTGA
- a CDS encoding peroxidase-related enzyme (This protein belongs to a clade of uncharacterized proteins related to peroxidases such as the alkylhydroperoxidase AhpD.) translates to MSGPARISRFPVPEVADLPEDLRERILAVQEKSGFVPNVFLALAHRPAQLRLFMDYHDELMNADEPLTKAEREMIVVATSAERDCLYCVVAHGAILRIRAKDPLVADYLATSYRQADLTDRQRAMLDYCVLLSVRPEDVDDADHDALRAAGWSDDAVWDMSAITAFFSMSNRLAHAFGIMPNPEFHLMGRVPRD, encoded by the coding sequence GTGAGCGGGCCGGCGCGGATCAGCCGCTTCCCCGTGCCGGAGGTCGCCGACCTGCCGGAGGACCTGCGCGAGCGGATCCTCGCCGTGCAGGAGAAGTCCGGCTTCGTGCCCAACGTGTTCCTGGCGCTGGCGCACCGACCGGCGCAGCTGCGGCTGTTCATGGACTACCACGACGAGCTCATGAACGCCGACGAGCCGCTCACCAAGGCCGAGCGCGAGATGATCGTGGTCGCCACCAGCGCCGAGCGCGACTGCCTCTACTGCGTCGTGGCGCACGGAGCGATCCTGCGGATCCGGGCCAAGGACCCGCTGGTCGCCGACTACCTCGCGACGAGCTACCGCCAGGCCGACCTCACCGACAGGCAGCGGGCGATGCTGGACTACTGCGTGCTGCTGTCGGTCCGGCCCGAGGACGTCGACGACGCCGACCACGACGCGCTGCGCGCCGCCGGCTGGAGCGACGACGCCGTCTGGGACATGAGCGCGATCACGGCGTTCTTCTCGATGTCCAACCGCCTCGCCCACGCCTTCGGGATCATGCCCAACCCGGAGTTCCACCTGATGGGTCGAGTCCCGAGGGACTGA
- a CDS encoding RelA/SpoT family protein: MAEEARQTGHAASRVRARLVRFGGPKPTGHRVLEPLLRTVRTTHPRADLGVIERAYDVAERAHAGQMRKSGDPYITHPLAVATILAELGMTPPTLAAALLHDTVEDTEYSLEQLRAEFGDEIAMLVDGVTKLDKVKYGEAAQSETVRKMVIAMAKDIRVLVIKLADRLHNARTWRYVSAASAQRKATETLEIYAPLAHRLGMNTIKWELEDLSFATLYPKVYDEIVRLVADRAPAREEYLRGVREQVTADLRAAKIKGTVTGRPKHYYSVYQKMIVRGRDFEDIYDLVAMRVLVESVRDCYAVLGTIHARWSPIPGRFKDYIAMPKFNMYQSLHTTVIGPEGKPVEIQIRTHQMHRRAEYGVAAHWKYKDDAKALEPAGGGKTDTGPINDMAWLRQLLEWQRETADPGEFLESLRFDVGSREVYVFTPKGEVMPLPAGSTPVDFAYAVHTEVGHHCIGARVNGRLVPLESQLDNGDVVEVLTSKADGAGPSRDWLTFVKSPRARSKIKQWFSKERREEAIESGKDHLAKTIRKQGLGIQRLMSHDMLTHVATQLRYTDIDALYAAVGDNHVSPEHVVKQLVANLGGEDGATEDLAEAAIATPGAMRRSRAGDPGVTVVGTDDVWIKLARCCTPVPGDDIIGFVTTGKGVSVHRRDCTNAAQLLSQPERLIEVAWAPSADSVFLVQLQVEALDRNGLLTDVTKVLSEQHVNILSASVSTSRDRVAISKFTFEMGDPSHLDHVMKAVRRVDGVFDVHRITGV; this comes from the coding sequence ATGGCTGAGGAGGCACGGCAGACCGGGCACGCGGCGTCCCGCGTGCGCGCGCGTCTGGTGCGCTTCGGCGGGCCCAAGCCGACCGGCCACCGGGTCCTGGAGCCGCTGCTGCGCACGGTGCGCACCACCCACCCGCGCGCCGACCTCGGAGTGATCGAGCGGGCGTACGACGTCGCCGAGCGGGCGCACGCCGGCCAGATGCGCAAGAGCGGCGACCCCTACATCACCCACCCGCTGGCCGTCGCCACGATCCTCGCCGAGCTGGGCATGACCCCGCCCACCCTCGCGGCCGCGCTGCTGCACGACACGGTCGAGGACACCGAGTACTCCCTGGAGCAGCTGCGCGCCGAGTTCGGCGACGAGATCGCGATGCTCGTCGACGGCGTCACCAAGCTCGACAAGGTCAAGTACGGCGAGGCCGCCCAGTCCGAGACCGTGCGCAAGATGGTCATCGCGATGGCCAAGGACATCCGGGTGCTGGTCATCAAGCTCGCCGACCGGCTGCACAACGCCCGCACCTGGCGCTACGTGTCGGCGGCGTCGGCCCAGCGCAAGGCCACCGAGACCCTGGAGATCTACGCCCCGCTGGCGCACCGGCTCGGCATGAACACCATCAAGTGGGAGCTGGAGGACCTGTCGTTCGCGACGCTCTACCCCAAGGTCTACGACGAGATCGTGCGCCTGGTGGCCGACCGCGCCCCCGCCCGCGAGGAATACCTGCGCGGCGTGCGCGAGCAGGTAACCGCCGACCTGCGGGCCGCCAAGATCAAGGGCACCGTCACCGGCCGACCCAAGCACTACTACAGCGTCTACCAGAAGATGATCGTGCGCGGCCGCGACTTCGAGGACATCTACGACCTCGTCGCGATGCGCGTCCTGGTGGAGTCGGTGCGCGACTGCTACGCCGTGCTCGGCACGATCCATGCGCGATGGAGCCCGATCCCCGGGCGGTTCAAGGACTACATCGCGATGCCGAAGTTCAACATGTACCAGTCCTTGCACACCACGGTCATCGGGCCCGAGGGCAAGCCGGTCGAGATCCAGATCCGCACCCACCAGATGCACCGCCGCGCCGAATACGGCGTCGCCGCGCACTGGAAGTACAAGGACGACGCCAAGGCGCTCGAGCCCGCCGGCGGTGGCAAGACCGACACCGGCCCGATCAACGACATGGCCTGGCTGCGCCAGCTGCTGGAGTGGCAGCGCGAGACGGCCGACCCGGGGGAGTTCCTGGAGTCGCTGCGGTTCGACGTCGGCAGCCGCGAGGTCTACGTCTTCACGCCCAAGGGCGAGGTCATGCCGCTGCCCGCGGGCTCGACGCCGGTGGACTTCGCATACGCCGTGCACACCGAGGTGGGCCACCACTGCATCGGCGCCCGGGTCAACGGCCGGCTCGTGCCGCTGGAGAGCCAGCTCGACAACGGTGACGTCGTCGAGGTGCTCACCTCCAAGGCCGACGGCGCCGGGCCGAGCCGCGACTGGCTGACGTTCGTCAAGAGCCCGCGGGCGCGCAGCAAGATCAAGCAGTGGTTCTCCAAGGAGCGCCGCGAGGAGGCCATCGAGTCCGGCAAGGACCACCTGGCCAAGACGATCCGCAAGCAGGGCCTCGGCATCCAGCGGCTCATGTCGCACGACATGCTCACCCACGTCGCGACCCAGCTGCGCTACACCGACATCGACGCGCTGTACGCCGCCGTGGGCGACAACCACGTCTCGCCCGAGCACGTGGTCAAGCAGCTGGTCGCCAACCTCGGCGGAGAGGACGGCGCCACCGAGGACCTGGCCGAGGCCGCCATCGCCACGCCCGGCGCCATGCGCCGCAGCCGCGCCGGCGACCCCGGCGTCACCGTCGTCGGCACCGACGACGTGTGGATCAAGCTCGCCCGCTGCTGCACCCCGGTGCCGGGCGACGACATCATCGGCTTCGTCACCACCGGCAAGGGCGTCTCGGTGCACCGGCGCGACTGCACCAACGCCGCGCAGCTGCTGTCCCAGCCCGAGCGGCTCATCGAGGTCGCGTGGGCGCCGTCGGCCGACAGCGTGTTCCTGGTGCAGCTGCAGGTCGAGGCGCTGGACCGCAACGGCCTGCTCACCGACGTCACCAAGGTGCTGTCCGAGCAGCACGTCAACATCCTGTCGGCCAGCGTGAGCACCAGCCGCGACCGCGTGGCGATCTCGAAGTTCACCTTCGAGATGGGCGACCCGAGCCACCTCGACCACGTGATGAAGGCCGTACGCCGGGTGGACGGGGTCTTCGACGTCCACCGCATCACGGGCGTCTGA
- a CDS encoding adenine phosphoribosyltransferase gives MSTASAAQTVLAHTTDVADFPKPGIQFKDLSPLYADHEAFRAVIADVVQRRRGSVDLVCGIEARGFVVGAPVALGLDAGFVPVRKAGKLPGPTLAETYELEYGTATIEVHPEPFTDGPRVLLIDDVLATGGTARAAAALLRRAGAQVVGFEALLELTALDGRARLDGLPTHAVAGV, from the coding sequence ATGAGCACCGCCTCGGCCGCCCAGACGGTGCTGGCGCACACCACCGACGTCGCCGACTTCCCGAAGCCGGGGATCCAGTTCAAGGACCTCAGCCCGCTGTACGCCGACCACGAGGCGTTCCGCGCCGTGATCGCCGACGTCGTGCAGCGCCGGCGCGGCAGCGTCGACCTGGTCTGCGGCATCGAGGCGCGCGGCTTCGTCGTCGGCGCCCCGGTCGCGCTCGGGCTCGACGCCGGGTTCGTGCCGGTGCGCAAGGCCGGCAAGCTGCCCGGCCCCACGCTGGCGGAGACCTACGAGCTGGAGTACGGCACCGCCACGATCGAGGTGCACCCCGAGCCGTTCACCGACGGCCCGCGGGTGCTGCTGATCGACGACGTGCTCGCCACCGGCGGCACCGCCCGGGCCGCGGCCGCGCTGCTGCGTCGGGCCGGGGCGCAGGTCGTCGGGTTCGAGGCGCTGCTGGAGCTGACCGCCCTCGACGGGCGGGCCAGGCTCGACGGGCTCCCCACCCACGCCGTCGCCGGCGTGTGA
- the secF gene encoding protein translocase subunit SecF: MASFAQFGNDLYTGKRQIDFVGKRKVWYIASVVLLVVAAVGVFGKGLNFSLEFRGGSEVRVPGVTSMANYDTRAKDVVREVTGSDSSVIVTQIGDNEVRVQTERLGDGSPAATASTRAALAEEFGVSERNVTSTFIGPSWGETVTRQAIKALIWFLALLSVVLALYFRTWKMALAALVALLHDVFLTVGIYALTGFEVSPATMIGFLTILGYSIYDTVVVFDKVRENVHEAQATGQRNFDQAANYAINQTLVRSINTSIVALLPIAVVVAFGFTLIGPGTLLDLAIVLFIGIAVGTFSSIFIATPLLTDLRRGEPAMRELAKRARTYQLSQRAAMAEADTPRATPGESASGVVEPERAAAAAAARATRTKKRDVHPMARVDRDR, translated from the coding sequence ATGGCCAGCTTCGCCCAGTTCGGCAACGACCTCTACACCGGCAAGCGCCAGATCGACTTCGTCGGCAAGCGCAAGGTCTGGTACATCGCGAGCGTCGTCCTGCTGGTCGTCGCCGCCGTCGGCGTCTTCGGCAAGGGGCTCAACTTCTCGCTGGAGTTCCGCGGCGGCTCCGAGGTGCGTGTGCCCGGCGTGACGTCGATGGCGAACTACGACACCCGCGCCAAGGACGTCGTGCGCGAGGTCACCGGCAGCGACAGCAGCGTCATCGTCACCCAGATCGGCGACAACGAGGTCCGGGTGCAGACCGAGCGGCTCGGCGACGGCTCGCCCGCCGCGACGGCCAGCACCCGCGCCGCGCTGGCCGAGGAGTTCGGCGTCTCCGAGCGCAACGTCACCTCGACGTTCATCGGCCCCTCGTGGGGCGAGACCGTCACCCGCCAGGCGATCAAGGCGCTCATCTGGTTCCTCGCGCTGCTGAGCGTGGTGCTGGCGCTGTACTTCCGCACCTGGAAGATGGCGCTGGCCGCGCTCGTCGCGCTGCTGCACGACGTCTTCCTCACCGTCGGCATCTACGCCCTCACCGGCTTCGAGGTCAGCCCGGCCACGATGATCGGCTTCCTGACGATCCTCGGCTACTCGATCTACGACACGGTCGTCGTGTTCGACAAGGTGCGCGAGAACGTCCACGAGGCGCAGGCCACCGGGCAGCGCAACTTCGACCAGGCGGCCAACTACGCCATCAACCAGACGCTGGTGCGCTCGATCAACACCTCGATCGTGGCGCTGCTGCCGATCGCGGTCGTCGTGGCCTTCGGGTTCACCCTCATCGGACCGGGCACCCTGCTCGACCTCGCGATCGTGCTGTTCATCGGCATCGCGGTCGGCACGTTCTCCTCGATCTTCATCGCGACCCCGCTGCTGACCGACCTGCGCCGGGGCGAGCCGGCGATGCGCGAGCTCGCGAAGCGGGCGCGGACGTACCAGCTGTCGCAGCGCGCGGCCATGGCCGAGGCCGACACGCCGCGGGCCACGCCGGGGGAGAGCGCCTCCGGCGTCGTCGAGCCGGAGCGCGCCGCCGCCGCCGCGGCGGCCCGGGCCACCCGCACCAAGAAGCGCGACGTGCACCCGATGGCCCGCGTCGACCGCGACCGATGA
- the secD gene encoding protein translocase subunit SecD: MSSPTRNRRQTRKQQRPKGTLALLLALVVALLGGIAASTVWGNPEGQWTPKLGLDLEGGRQIVLEPVVGESAEISAPQVQQAVNIIRQRVDGSGVAEAEVTTLGERNIVVSIPGEPSEEMLSSLARSSQLSFRAVIQSQPNQPPQITLPQPPTPAPAAPSPSASPSAGANPSASPTSGGASVAPNTSAPATSTPRPSAPASSPTPSATGANGAYPQAFPAADETSTPSPSAPSSAPASSAPATTPASPRASTPAPSTPAPSPSPSRPAGPSSPSDTQWAQRPVSQAWVSAGVVERGATYAELLAAYDCSNQEHRQLAAVADPKQPVVMCDQEGTTKFLMGPTEVNGSMVSDATSGPETNQQGVQTGGTQINLTFDEQGKTAFGNMTRRLAGFQNGTPQNQSAIIVDGQVLEALGTTEAITTGEARITGQFTAESGKTLADQLKFGALPFSFEELTNDQISPQLGRDQLTKGLIAGAIGLALVVVYSLFQYRALGLVTVASLAIAGLLTYLAVTLLGYAANFRLTMAGVTGLIVAIGVTADSFIVYFERVRDEVRSGRPLRAAVETGWGRARRTIIISDVVNFMAATILYLLSESNVKAFAFTLGLSTVIDLIVVMLFTHPMLTLLARTKFFGQGHRLSGLDPDRLGARGVTYAGRGRVTIADRRAAQEGTV; the protein is encoded by the coding sequence ATGAGCTCTCCCACCCGCAACCGCCGCCAGACCCGCAAGCAGCAGCGGCCCAAGGGCACCCTCGCCCTGCTGCTCGCGCTGGTCGTGGCGCTCCTCGGCGGCATCGCCGCCTCCACCGTCTGGGGCAACCCCGAGGGTCAGTGGACCCCCAAGCTGGGTCTGGACCTCGAGGGCGGCCGCCAGATCGTGCTCGAGCCGGTCGTGGGGGAGTCGGCCGAGATCTCCGCGCCACAGGTGCAGCAGGCCGTCAACATCATCCGCCAGCGCGTCGACGGCAGCGGTGTGGCCGAGGCCGAGGTCACCACCCTCGGTGAGCGCAACATCGTGGTGTCCATCCCGGGTGAGCCCAGCGAAGAGATGCTGAGCTCGCTGGCCCGCTCCTCGCAGCTGTCGTTCCGCGCGGTCATCCAAAGCCAGCCCAACCAGCCGCCGCAGATCACCCTGCCGCAGCCGCCCACCCCGGCTCCCGCGGCCCCGTCGCCCAGCGCCAGCCCGTCGGCCGGCGCGAACCCGTCGGCGAGCCCGACGTCCGGCGGTGCCTCGGTCGCGCCCAACACCAGCGCGCCCGCCACCAGCACCCCGCGCCCCTCGGCCCCCGCGTCGTCGCCCACCCCGAGCGCGACCGGTGCCAACGGCGCCTACCCGCAGGCGTTCCCCGCGGCCGACGAAACCAGCACGCCGAGCCCGAGCGCGCCCAGCAGCGCGCCCGCCTCGTCCGCGCCGGCCACGACCCCCGCCAGCCCGCGCGCGAGCACCCCGGCCCCCAGCACGCCCGCACCCTCTCCGTCGCCGAGCCGGCCGGCCGGCCCGTCCAGCCCGAGCGACACCCAGTGGGCGCAGCGCCCGGTCTCCCAGGCCTGGGTCTCCGCCGGTGTCGTCGAGCGCGGCGCGACCTACGCCGAGCTGCTCGCGGCGTACGACTGCTCCAACCAGGAGCACCGCCAGCTCGCGGCGGTCGCCGACCCCAAGCAGCCGGTCGTCATGTGCGACCAGGAGGGGACCACCAAGTTCCTGATGGGGCCGACCGAGGTCAACGGCTCGATGGTCAGCGACGCGACCTCCGGCCCGGAGACCAACCAGCAGGGCGTCCAGACCGGCGGCACCCAGATCAACCTGACGTTCGACGAGCAGGGCAAGACCGCCTTCGGCAACATGACCCGCCGGCTCGCCGGCTTCCAGAACGGCACCCCGCAGAACCAGTCGGCGATCATCGTCGACGGCCAGGTGCTCGAGGCGCTCGGCACCACCGAGGCGATCACCACCGGCGAGGCCCGCATCACCGGCCAGTTCACCGCCGAGAGCGGCAAGACGCTGGCCGACCAGCTGAAGTTCGGTGCGCTGCCGTTCTCCTTCGAGGAGCTCACCAACGACCAGATCAGCCCGCAGCTCGGTCGCGACCAGCTGACCAAGGGGCTGATCGCCGGTGCGATCGGTCTGGCGCTGGTCGTCGTCTACTCCCTCTTCCAGTACCGCGCGCTCGGCCTGGTGACCGTCGCCTCGCTGGCGATCGCGGGTCTGCTGACCTACCTGGCCGTGACGCTGCTCGGCTACGCCGCGAACTTCCGGCTCACCATGGCCGGTGTGACGGGTCTGATCGTCGCCATCGGTGTCACCGCCGACAGCTTCATCGTCTACTTCGAACGCGTGCGCGACGAGGTCAGATCGGGCCGCCCGTTGCGCGCCGCCGTCGAGACCGGGTGGGGCCGTGCGCGGCGCACCATCATCATCTCCGACGTCGTGAACTTCATGGCCGCGACGATCCTCTACCTGCTGTCGGAGTCCAACGTGAAGGCGTTCGCCTTCACCCTGGGCCTCAGCACGGTGATCGACCTGATCGTCGTCATGCTGTTCACCCACCCGATGCTCACGCTGCTGGCCCGCACCAAGTTCTTCGGGCAGGGTCACCGGCTCTCCGGGCTCGACCCCGACCGGCTCGGGGCCCGCGGCGTGACGTACGCCGGGCGCGGCCGGGTGACCATCGCCGACCGGCGAGCAGCCCAGGAAGGGACCGTCTGA
- the yajC gene encoding preprotein translocase subunit YajC, translating to MPSLATASEQNSNAFGGVLLLLLPLLLFGFLIWSQRRRAKQFQQAQAELRVGQDVATTSGLLGTLVGLDDDTAEIEAAPGVRLRFDRRAVVPSSVVQATADRPADREAEQAPGQVDQTPGQAPQQHPDQTPGQPTDRPADPRRDVDGREG from the coding sequence ATGCCGTCACTGGCCACCGCCAGCGAGCAGAACAGCAACGCCTTCGGTGGCGTCCTGCTGCTGCTCCTGCCCCTGCTGCTCTTCGGCTTCCTGATCTGGTCGCAGCGGCGCCGCGCCAAGCAGTTCCAGCAGGCGCAGGCCGAGCTGCGGGTCGGCCAGGACGTCGCGACCACCTCGGGCCTGCTCGGCACGCTCGTCGGCCTCGACGACGACACCGCCGAGATCGAGGCCGCCCCGGGCGTACGTCTGCGGTTCGACCGGCGTGCCGTGGTCCCCTCGAGCGTGGTCCAGGCGACGGCCGACCGACCGGCGGACCGGGAGGCCGAGCAGGCGCCCGGGCAGGTCGACCAGACCCCCGGCCAGGCGCCCCAGCAGCACCCGGACCAGACCCCCGGGCAGCCGACCGACCGTCCTGCCGACCCTCGCCGCGACGTCGACGGGCGTGAAGGCTGA
- the ruvB gene encoding Holliday junction branch migration DNA helicase RuvB, with amino-acid sequence MSQQGHHSDDSHGHDPYADDSYDASARIVDPGGDAEERRIEAALRPRRLAEFPGQPRVSDQLALVLEAARRRGAPPDHILLSGPPGLGKTSLAMIVAAELEQPIRITSGPAIQHAGDLAAILSSLAEGEVLFLDEIHRMARPAEEMLYLAMEDFRVDVIVGKGPGATAIPLELPPFTVVGATTRAGLLPAPLRDRFGFTGHLDYYSADDLSAILTRSAGLLGVEATPEGIREVAGRSRGTPRIANRLLRRVRDYAQVHGSAVVDLPSARAALELFDVDDRGLDRLDRAVLEALCRRFGGGPVGLSTLAVAVGEEPDTVETVSEPYLVREGYLIRTPRGRAAAPLAWQHLGLTPPDSAGTTTAPLPFEQEGRFSP; translated from the coding sequence ATGAGCCAGCAGGGCCACCACTCCGACGACTCCCACGGGCACGACCCGTACGCCGACGACTCCTACGACGCCTCGGCCCGGATCGTCGACCCGGGCGGCGACGCCGAGGAGCGGCGCATCGAGGCGGCGCTGCGTCCGCGGCGGCTCGCCGAGTTCCCGGGTCAGCCGCGGGTCAGCGACCAGCTCGCGCTCGTGCTCGAGGCCGCCCGCCGCCGCGGGGCGCCGCCCGACCACATCTTGCTGTCCGGCCCGCCCGGCCTCGGCAAGACGTCGCTGGCGATGATCGTCGCCGCCGAGCTGGAGCAGCCGATCCGGATCACCAGCGGCCCGGCGATCCAGCACGCCGGCGACCTCGCGGCGATCCTGTCCTCGCTCGCCGAGGGCGAGGTGCTCTTCCTCGACGAGATCCACCGGATGGCCCGGCCCGCCGAGGAGATGCTCTACCTCGCGATGGAGGACTTCCGCGTCGACGTGATCGTCGGCAAGGGTCCGGGCGCCACCGCGATCCCGCTGGAGCTGCCGCCGTTCACGGTGGTGGGAGCCACGACCCGCGCGGGGCTGCTGCCGGCCCCGCTGCGCGACCGGTTCGGGTTCACCGGCCACCTCGACTACTACTCCGCCGACGATCTCTCGGCCATCCTCACCCGCAGCGCCGGGCTGCTCGGGGTCGAGGCGACCCCCGAGGGCATCCGCGAGGTGGCGGGCCGCTCCCGGGGCACCCCCCGCATCGCCAACCGGCTGCTGCGCCGGGTGCGCGACTACGCCCAGGTGCACGGCTCGGCCGTCGTCGACCTGCCGTCGGCCCGCGCCGCCCTCGAGCTGTTCGACGTCGACGACCGCGGCCTGGACCGCCTCGACCGGGCCGTGCTCGAGGCCCTGTGCCGACGCTTCGGCGGGGGACCGGTGGGCCTGTCCACGCTGGCGGTCGCGGTGGGCGAGGAGCCCGACACCGTCGAGACGGTGAGCGAGCCCTACCTCGTGCGCGAGGGCTACCTGATCCGCACCCCGCGCGGCCGGGCCGCGGCCCCGCTGGCCTGGCAGCACCTCGGCCTGACCCCGCCCGACTCCGCCGGAACCACCACGGCTCCGCTTCCGTTCGAGCAGGAAGGACGCTTCTCACCCTGA
- the ruvA gene encoding Holliday junction branch migration protein RuvA, translated as MIASLRGTTLTTGLDHLVVEVGGVGMLVHTTPAVAAANRPGQEATLATSLVVREESLTLYGFSDSSERDLFEQVQTVSGVGPRLALAMLSVHDPDALRAAIGDGDLVALTKIPGIGKKSAERIVLELRDKVGVAAGPGGSSTAPAAPADQHLQQVSEALVGLGWSAKQADDAVERVTAAEPASTDVSQLLRLALRELGR; from the coding sequence ATGATCGCCTCGTTGCGCGGCACCACGCTCACCACCGGGCTCGACCACCTGGTCGTCGAGGTCGGCGGCGTCGGCATGCTCGTCCACACCACGCCCGCCGTGGCGGCCGCGAACCGACCCGGCCAGGAGGCCACGCTCGCCACCTCGCTGGTGGTGCGTGAGGAGTCGCTCACCCTCTACGGCTTCAGCGACTCCTCCGAGCGCGACCTGTTCGAGCAGGTGCAGACCGTCTCCGGCGTGGGGCCGCGGCTGGCGCTGGCCATGCTGTCGGTCCACGACCCCGACGCGCTGCGCGCGGCGATCGGCGACGGCGACCTCGTGGCGCTCACCAAGATCCCCGGCATCGGCAAGAAGAGCGCCGAGCGGATCGTGCTCGAGCTGCGCGACAAGGTCGGCGTCGCCGCCGGCCCGGGCGGCTCGTCCACCGCGCCCGCAGCCCCGGCCGACCAGCACCTGCAGCAGGTCAGCGAGGCGCTGGTCGGGCTCGGGTGGAGCGCCAAGCAGGCCGACGACGCCGTCGAGCGGGTCACCGCGGCCGAACCCGCCAGCACCGACGTCTCGCAGCTGCTGCGCCTGGCCCTGCGGGAGCTCGGCCGATGA
- the ruvC gene encoding crossover junction endodeoxyribonuclease RuvC: MRVLGVDPGLTRCGLGVVEGGIGQPLRMVAVGVVRTPPGDDPAERLLSLQTEIDDWMHAHEPDAVAVERVFAKANIKGIMGTAQASAVPMLAAARRGLPLALHTPSEVKAAVTGNGRADKAQVTSMVTRILRLQVAPRPADAADALALAICHVWRGGAHDRIAQAVAAQQARAGARR, translated from the coding sequence GTGCGAGTGCTCGGAGTCGACCCCGGACTGACCCGCTGCGGTCTCGGGGTCGTCGAGGGGGGCATCGGACAACCGCTGCGGATGGTCGCGGTGGGGGTCGTGCGCACGCCGCCGGGCGACGACCCGGCCGAGCGGCTGCTCAGCCTGCAGACCGAGATCGACGACTGGATGCACGCGCACGAGCCCGACGCCGTGGCCGTCGAGCGGGTCTTCGCCAAGGCCAACATCAAGGGGATCATGGGCACCGCGCAGGCCTCCGCCGTCCCGATGCTCGCGGCCGCCCGCCGCGGGCTGCCGCTCGCGCTGCACACCCCGTCCGAGGTCAAGGCGGCCGTCACCGGCAACGGTCGCGCCGACAAGGCCCAGGTCACCTCGATGGTCACCCGCATCCTGCGCCTGCAGGTCGCCCCGCGCCCGGCCGACGCCGCCGACGCGCTGGCCCTCGCGATCTGTCACGTGTGGCGCGGCGGCGCCCACGACCGCATCGCCCAGGCCGTGGCGGCCCAGCAGGCGCGGGCGGGAGCGCGCCGATGA